Genomic window (Streptomyces sp. RerS4):
GACGCCCAGGTGCTCCCCGACCCGGTTGACGAGCAGCGTCATCTCGTACGCCACCTGCACGATGTCGGCCTCGGCCGCGCTCAGCGCGCACAGACAGCTGCCCGAACCGGCCGCCACCACGAAGAGGAAGCCCTCGTCGTACTCGACCATGGTCTGGCGCACCTCACCCGCCCGGAAGTGCCGCCCCGACCCCTTGGCCAGGCTCTGCAACCCGGCCGCCACGGCCGCCAGGTGCTCCGCGTCCTCCCGCGCGAGTCCGGCGCTCGCCGCCGTCACCAGCCCGTCGTTCGACAGCACCACCGCGTGCCGGACCTGTTGGACCCTGCGCGTCAGATCGTCCAGAAGCCAGTCGAGCTGCTTGTCCAGTGCCATTTCCAGCCCCTCCCCGTCGACGCGGCCGACGTGGCCGCGCCCCACCCCGCGTAGTCGTCCCGCCAGCCTTCCCCACCAGCGGCTTTGGGGCAAGGAGGATGGACCCATGGCACGGAAGATGACTCAAGAGGAATGGCGGGCGTTCGTCTCGCGCTCCACCCGCACCGGGAAGCTGTCCACGGTCCGCGCGGACGGAAGCCCGCACATCGCTCCGATCTGGTTCGTTCTCGACGGCGATTCCTTCGTTTTCAACACCGGTGCCCATACCGTCAAGGGGCGGAATCTGGCCCGTGACGGCCGGGTCGCCCTCTGCGTGGACGACGACCGCCCGCCCTTCTCCCACGTCGTCCTGGAGGGACGGGCGAAGATCAGCGGGTACGAGGAGGACCCGGAGGACATGCTCCGCTGGGCGACCCGCATCGGCGCCCGCTACATGG
Coding sequences:
- a CDS encoding roadblock/LC7 domain-containing protein, producing the protein MALDKQLDWLLDDLTRRVQQVRHAVVLSNDGLVTAASAGLAREDAEHLAAVAAGLQSLAKGSGRHFRAGEVRQTMVEYDEGFLFVVAAGSGSCLCALSAAEADIVQVAYEMTLLVNRVGEHLGVAERRITGG
- a CDS encoding PPOX class F420-dependent oxidoreductase yields the protein MARKMTQEEWRAFVSRSTRTGKLSTVRADGSPHIAPIWFVLDGDSFVFNTGAHTVKGRNLARDGRVALCVDDDRPPFSHVVLEGRAKISGYEEDPEDMLRWATRIGARYMGEEHGEAFGRRNGVPGELLVRVPIDKVIAVAGIAD